In Denitratisoma sp. DHT3, one DNA window encodes the following:
- a CDS encoding nuclear transport factor 2 family protein, which produces MTDIEKLTAIAAIQALKARYFRAMDSKDWAGLEAVFAPDLIADFRDSPPMRDESLLTEGAAAYVAKLAPTLQNMVTVHHGHMPEIEITSETTATGVWAMEDKLWIPEGSPLPFKVLHGYGHYHETYVRLDGRWRIKTIRLSRLHIETG; this is translated from the coding sequence ATGACCGATATCGAAAAGCTGACCGCCATCGCCGCAATCCAGGCCCTCAAGGCCCGCTACTTCCGCGCCATGGACAGCAAGGACTGGGCCGGACTGGAGGCGGTTTTCGCCCCCGACCTGATCGCCGATTTCCGCGACTCCCCGCCCATGCGCGACGAAAGCCTCCTGACCGAAGGTGCCGCCGCCTACGTGGCCAAGCTGGCGCCCACGCTGCAGAATATGGTCACCGTGCACCACGGTCACATGCCGGAGATCGAGATCACTTCGGAGACGACCGCGACCGGCGTCTGGGCCATGGAGGACAAGCTCTGGATTCCCGAAGGCAGCCCGCTCCCGTTCAAGGTTCTGCACGGCTACGGTCACTACCATGAAACCTATGTGCGCCTGGACGGGAGATGGCGCATCAAGACGATACGCCTGAGCCGCCTCCATATCGAGACGGGTTGA
- a CDS encoding SDR family NAD(P)-dependent oxidoreductase: MKRLAGKVALVTGGGQGVGRGIALALAAEGAKVAVSGRTLSKVEDACREIESRGGEALAIECDVKSQESLQKCVDAVVARFGGLQILVNNAQEVPNGKLHQVTDEAFEAGWESGPQATFRLMKLCYPYLKGDGNIINLASAAGRRWDSTGYGCYGATKEAIRQLTRAAACEWAVDGIRTNVILPLAESEGLKGWAAARPEEAAAYFNTIPMRRVGECEGDIGRFVAALCTDDCRYVNGQSIALDGGQAFLG; the protein is encoded by the coding sequence ATGAAGCGTCTGGCAGGCAAGGTGGCATTGGTGACCGGCGGCGGTCAGGGCGTTGGTCGGGGCATCGCTCTGGCATTGGCGGCGGAAGGCGCCAAGGTCGCCGTCTCGGGCCGCACCCTGTCCAAAGTGGAGGACGCCTGCCGCGAGATCGAGTCCCGCGGCGGCGAGGCGCTGGCCATCGAGTGCGACGTGAAGAGCCAGGAATCCCTGCAGAAATGCGTCGATGCCGTGGTCGCCCGCTTCGGCGGCCTGCAGATCCTGGTCAACAATGCCCAGGAAGTCCCCAACGGCAAGCTGCATCAAGTGACCGACGAGGCTTTTGAAGCCGGCTGGGAATCCGGCCCCCAGGCCACCTTCCGCCTGATGAAGCTGTGCTATCCCTATCTGAAGGGCGACGGCAACATCATCAACCTGGCCAGCGCCGCCGGCCGCCGCTGGGACTCCACCGGCTACGGCTGCTACGGCGCCACCAAGGAGGCGATCCGCCAGCTGACCCGCGCCGCCGCCTGCGAATGGGCCGTCGACGGCATCCGCACCAACGTGATCCTGCCCCTGGCCGAATCCGAAGGTCTCAAGGGCTGGGCCGCCGCCCGGCCCGAGGAAGCGGCGGCCTACTTCAACACCATCCCGATGCGCCGCGTCGGCGAATGCGAGGGTGACATCGGCCGCTTCGTCGCCGCCCTCTGCACGGACGACTGCCGCTACGTCAACGGCCAGAGCATCGCGCTCGACGGCGGCCAGGCTTTCCTGGGCTGA
- a CDS encoding SDR family NAD(P)-dependent oxidoreductase: MHLDLQDRVIVLTGAASGIGLACLKAFAAEGCTVIAADIDRARLDLAVAAAGGRVVAQVADVTDPTQVQALVDRAVEEFGRLDVMFNNAGGAFPTPTETQRIEDYRRIIALNLDSVYYGIHAALPVMLAQGHGCILSTTSGAGLNAVDGLAVYGAAKAGVISLMKSVATEFGGRGIRANTLSPGAMDTPGLRAWLETFPDGPARYGRQIPSGRLGTGEDIAQTALFLASDAAAYINGVVIPVDGAIHARLASPHIE; the protein is encoded by the coding sequence ATGCACCTTGACCTGCAAGACCGCGTCATCGTTCTCACCGGAGCCGCCAGCGGCATCGGCCTGGCCTGCCTCAAGGCTTTCGCCGCCGAGGGCTGCACCGTGATCGCGGCCGACATCGACCGTGCCCGACTCGATCTGGCCGTCGCCGCAGCCGGCGGCCGTGTAGTCGCCCAGGTGGCCGACGTCACCGATCCGACCCAGGTGCAAGCGCTGGTGGATCGGGCAGTCGAAGAATTCGGCCGACTGGACGTGATGTTCAACAACGCCGGCGGCGCCTTTCCCACCCCCACCGAAACCCAGCGCATCGAGGACTACCGGCGCATCATCGCCCTCAACCTGGACTCGGTGTACTACGGCATCCACGCCGCCCTGCCGGTGATGCTGGCCCAGGGGCACGGCTGCATCCTGTCCACCACCTCCGGTGCCGGCCTCAATGCCGTCGATGGCTTGGCGGTCTATGGCGCGGCCAAGGCCGGCGTCATCAGCCTGATGAAAAGCGTGGCGACGGAATTCGGCGGGCGCGGCATCCGGGCCAACACGCTTTCCCCCGGTGCGATGGACACCCCGGGCCTGCGCGCCTGGCTGGAAACCTTTCCCGACGGTCCGGCCCGCTACGGCCGTCAGATTCCCAGTGGCCGCCTGGGCACCGGAGAGGACATCGCCCAAACGGCCCTGTTCCTCGCCAGTGATGCGGCGGCCTATATCAATGGGGTGGTGATCCCGGTCGATGGTGCCATCCACGCCCGGCTCGCCTCCCCCCACATCGAATAA
- a CDS encoding energy transducer TonB: protein MAPDTSAIDPAGLRQYHFALGRAASRFRVYPPQAREAGWQGRVTLRLAMVAGGIPRDLILRVSSGHPALDQAAQEMLRQAIDHTPVPETLRGQPFIIDLAIDFDLTDPAPTPPR, encoded by the coding sequence TTGGCGCCAGATACCTCGGCCATCGACCCCGCCGGGCTGCGCCAGTACCACTTCGCGCTTGGCCGCGCGGCATCCCGTTTCCGTGTCTACCCGCCCCAGGCGCGCGAGGCCGGCTGGCAAGGACGCGTAACCCTGCGCCTGGCGATGGTCGCGGGCGGCATTCCGCGAGACCTGATCTTGCGCGTCAGCAGCGGCCATCCGGCGCTCGACCAGGCAGCCCAGGAAATGCTGCGCCAGGCCATCGACCACACCCCCGTGCCCGAGACGCTGCGCGGACAGCCCTTCATCATCGACCTCGCAATCGACTTCGATCTGACCGACCCGGCACCCACCCCGCCGCGTTAA
- a CDS encoding sulfotransferase family protein, protein MNNPMDWTPPPRPEWLAQVNEEGRGMDIASLVPLQPQELIDTAMANTGLSDFGRDDWREPFEILVKAINDEAELNLFGRLMTRSDLLIWLQERLEIEEAYRRHPEIEDEVVDAPVFIVGQARSGTSILFELLSADSQFGAPTNWEIMFPCPPPEAATYKSDPRIARAQHLLTQWHRVAPSFLAMHELGATIPNECKVAMNCTFITDNLTGLFQVPSYYQWLMQADLTVPYAYYKRMLKLLQWKNPRRHWLLKSPSHIESLPVLFKVFPDARVVYAHRDPIKARASVTHLLGTLYWMRSDKPFDATSFERLMTPEAYAFSLNRVIDQIETGEIPRAQIHDFLFADLMRSPEEALAGLYRKLDLPFPDQARQAVADYLAHKPQGKFGQNVYRVGEEQQIAHERRIFARYQHFHNVPEEV, encoded by the coding sequence ATGAACAATCCGATGGACTGGACGCCCCCGCCCCGCCCCGAGTGGCTGGCGCAAGTCAACGAGGAAGGCCGGGGCATGGACATCGCCAGCCTGGTGCCGCTGCAGCCCCAGGAGCTGATCGACACCGCGATGGCCAACACAGGCCTGTCCGATTTCGGCCGCGACGACTGGCGGGAACCCTTCGAGATCCTGGTCAAGGCCATCAACGATGAGGCCGAACTGAATCTCTTCGGCCGCCTGATGACCCGCAGCGATCTCCTGATCTGGCTCCAGGAGCGGCTGGAAATCGAGGAAGCCTACCGGCGCCACCCCGAGATCGAGGACGAGGTGGTGGATGCGCCGGTGTTCATCGTCGGCCAGGCACGCTCCGGCACCTCCATCCTGTTCGAACTGCTTTCGGCCGACAGCCAGTTCGGCGCGCCGACGAACTGGGAGATCATGTTCCCCTGCCCGCCGCCGGAAGCCGCCACCTACAAGAGCGACCCGCGCATCGCCCGCGCCCAGCATCTGCTGACCCAGTGGCACCGGGTGGCCCCTTCCTTTCTCGCCATGCACGAACTGGGCGCCACCATTCCCAACGAATGCAAGGTGGCGATGAACTGCACCTTCATCACCGACAACCTCACCGGCCTCTTCCAGGTTCCCAGCTATTACCAGTGGCTGATGCAGGCCGACCTCACCGTGCCCTACGCCTACTACAAGCGGATGCTGAAGCTCCTTCAATGGAAGAATCCGCGGCGCCACTGGCTATTGAAATCCCCCTCGCACATCGAGAGCCTGCCGGTGCTGTTCAAGGTCTTCCCCGATGCCCGGGTGGTCTATGCCCACCGCGATCCGATCAAGGCGCGGGCCTCGGTCACCCATCTGCTGGGCACCCTGTACTGGATGCGCAGCGACAAGCCCTTCGACGCTACCTCCTTCGAGCGCCTGATGACGCCGGAGGCCTACGCCTTCAGCCTGAACCGGGTGATCGACCAGATCGAGACCGGTGAAATTCCGCGCGCCCAGATCCACGACTTCCTCTTCGCCGACCTGATGCGCTCGCCCGAGGAGGCGCTGGCCGGGCTCTACCGCAAGCTGGACCTGCCCTTCCCGGACCAGGCCCGGCAGGCGGTAGCCGACTACCTGGCCCACAAACCCCAGGGCAAGTTCGGCCAGAACGTCTATCGCGTCGGCGAAGAGCAACAGATCGCGCACGAGCGGCGGATCTTCGCCCGCTACCAGCACTTCCACAACGTGCCGGAGGAAGTCTGA
- a CDS encoding GGDEF domain-containing protein, with protein MITRDATDIVAVAGGAGSVLLALVVWLLVTGRSRAQALAERMTDELRQSENNKNALFENMSSGVAVFSVTVDGEFVLTALNRAAERMDRIQRAETLGKRIEEVFPGIAAFGLLDVLRRVWQSGVAEDHPAALYFDERVSGWRETFVYKLPDGSVVSMYNDVSARKQAELEQSKLNRALRLLSDCNMALVHAEDEYKLLAGICRLCVERAGYLMAWVGYAEYDPARRVQPIAQSGYEDGYLEKIDICWADTERGRGPTGTAIRLGKTVVNQDVLTNPTLAPWREAAVQRGYRSSIALPLVGDSGGDPRTLGALTIYSRDVDAFNPEEVRLLEEMANDLAYGIVTLRTRAEHAAAKERVAFLAHFDPLTHLPNRLLLRDRFEQAALLAASEKSMVAMFYLDLDNFKQINDSLGHDTGDKVLVTAVERLHRCVPATSTISRLSGDEFVILLTGMRDSAKIANMADALCEAFVESVAIDGNPMNVTFSIGISVFPNDGSDFDTLLRRADTAVHNAKECGRNTYRFFTHEMNADALDRVRLTSGLLDAVRNREFILHYQPQIDIGTGRIVGAEALVRWQHPVDGLIPPAKFIPLAEQNGYIIQIGEWVLNEACRQAKAWLDSRQAPLVVAVNLSALQFKRGNVLEMVSLALDRSGLPARCLELELTESILLQDVDATMSTLRGLKRLGVKLSIDDFGTGYSSLSYLKQLAVDKLKIDRSFVRDMLTHADGASIVKAIIQLGHTLQLTVIAEGVETEAQLAFLGGSGCDEAQGYLFSRPVPVGQFVQLLEKAGSASS; from the coding sequence ATGATCACACGGGATGCAACAGATATCGTCGCTGTTGCCGGCGGTGCGGGCAGCGTGCTGTTGGCCCTGGTGGTCTGGCTGCTGGTCACCGGCCGGAGTCGCGCGCAGGCCCTGGCGGAGCGCATGACCGACGAATTGCGGCAGAGCGAGAACAACAAGAATGCGCTGTTCGAGAACATGAGCAGCGGCGTGGCGGTGTTCAGCGTCACGGTGGATGGCGAATTCGTTTTGACCGCGCTCAACCGTGCGGCGGAAAGAATGGACCGGATTCAGCGCGCCGAGACGCTGGGCAAGCGGATCGAGGAGGTCTTCCCAGGCATCGCCGCCTTCGGCCTGCTCGATGTGCTGCGGCGCGTCTGGCAGTCGGGCGTGGCGGAAGACCACCCGGCCGCCTTGTATTTCGACGAGCGCGTTTCGGGTTGGCGGGAGACCTTCGTCTACAAGCTTCCCGACGGCAGCGTCGTGTCGATGTACAACGACGTGAGCGCGCGCAAGCAGGCGGAGCTGGAACAGAGCAAGCTCAATCGAGCCCTGCGGCTGCTCAGCGACTGCAACATGGCGTTGGTGCACGCGGAGGACGAGTACAAGCTGCTGGCGGGGATCTGCCGCCTGTGCGTGGAACGGGCAGGCTATCTGATGGCCTGGGTCGGCTACGCCGAATACGACCCGGCCAGGCGCGTGCAGCCGATCGCCCAGTCCGGCTACGAGGATGGCTATCTCGAAAAGATCGACATCTGCTGGGCGGACACGGAACGCGGCCGGGGACCGACGGGAACGGCGATCCGGCTTGGCAAGACGGTCGTCAATCAGGACGTGCTGACCAATCCCACGCTCGCGCCATGGCGCGAGGCGGCAGTCCAGCGTGGCTATCGATCCAGCATCGCCTTGCCGCTCGTCGGCGATTCGGGGGGGGATCCGAGGACGTTGGGCGCGCTGACCATTTATTCACGCGATGTCGATGCGTTCAATCCTGAAGAAGTCCGGCTGCTCGAGGAAATGGCCAACGACCTTGCCTATGGCATCGTGACGCTGCGCACGCGCGCCGAGCATGCCGCGGCGAAGGAAAGGGTGGCGTTCCTCGCGCACTTCGACCCGCTGACCCACCTCCCCAACCGCCTGTTGCTGCGAGACCGCTTCGAGCAGGCGGCGCTGCTTGCCGCCAGCGAGAAGTCGATGGTCGCGATGTTCTATCTCGACCTGGACAACTTCAAGCAGATCAACGACAGCCTCGGGCACGATACCGGCGACAAGGTGCTGGTCACGGCGGTCGAGCGGCTGCACCGCTGCGTTCCGGCGACCAGCACGATCAGCCGCCTGAGCGGGGACGAATTCGTCATCCTGCTCACGGGCATGCGGGATTCGGCGAAGATCGCCAATATGGCCGACGCCCTGTGCGAGGCTTTCGTCGAGTCGGTCGCCATCGATGGCAACCCGATGAATGTGACCTTTTCCATTGGCATCAGCGTGTTCCCGAACGACGGCAGCGATTTCGATACTTTGCTCAGACGGGCGGACACGGCGGTTCACAACGCCAAGGAGTGCGGTCGCAACACCTACCGGTTTTTCACCCACGAAATGAATGCGGACGCTCTGGACCGGGTGCGGCTGACCAGCGGCCTGCTGGATGCGGTCCGGAACCGGGAGTTCATCCTCCACTACCAGCCCCAGATCGATATCGGCACTGGCCGGATCGTCGGCGCCGAGGCCCTGGTGCGCTGGCAGCACCCGGTCGATGGGTTGATTCCGCCGGCGAAGTTCATCCCTCTGGCCGAGCAGAACGGCTACATCATCCAGATCGGCGAATGGGTGCTCAATGAGGCTTGCCGTCAGGCCAAGGCCTGGCTGGATAGCCGACAGGCGCCGCTGGTGGTCGCGGTGAATCTCTCGGCCTTGCAGTTCAAACGCGGCAACGTGCTGGAAATGGTGTCCTTGGCCCTGGATCGATCGGGCCTGCCCGCAAGATGCCTGGAACTGGAATTGACCGAGTCGATCCTGCTGCAGGACGTGGATGCGACCATGAGCACCCTGCGTGGCCTGAAGAGGCTTGGCGTCAAGCTTTCGATCGACGATTTCGGCACGGGCTATTCCAGCCTTTCCTATCTCAAGCAGTTGGCGGTCGACAAGCTCAAGATCGACCGGTCTTTCGTGCGCGACATGTTGACCCATGCCGATGGCGCGTCCATCGTCAAGGCCATCATCCAGCTGGGACATACGCTGCAACTGACCGTCATCGCCGAAGGCGTGGAGACCGAGGCGCAACTGGCCTTTCTTGGCGGCTCCGGTTGCGACGAGGCGCAAGGATATTTGTTCAGCCGCCCCGTTCCTGTCGGTCAGTTCGTCCAGTTGCTCGAGAAGGCAGGGAGCGCGTCGTCCTGA
- a CDS encoding SDR family NAD(P)-dependent oxidoreductase, producing MDLGLKGKTVIITGGSGGIGQGLVLEFAREGCNVVSASRDAATGEKLAQQAAAQGLPGRVLALATDVTQRASVDAMIAETQRQYGPVDALVNNAGGVAHPSAFAELDDEARRWEIALNIDGVVNCCQAVGREMLARGQGSIVNISSNSSLLGEAAAGVAHYGATKGFVNSLSKALAWEWAKQGVRVNNICPGWIVPHKSENVGDGSFWNRFGFEQLGKPEDMEKAREEGTLFNMSGLPIPRLGRPEDIAHLALFLASERSSYITGQLISVSGGAYMP from the coding sequence ATGGACCTCGGACTCAAAGGCAAGACCGTCATCATCACCGGCGGCAGCGGCGGTATCGGCCAGGGGCTGGTACTGGAATTCGCCCGGGAAGGCTGCAATGTCGTAAGTGCCTCGCGGGACGCCGCCACTGGAGAAAAGCTCGCCCAGCAGGCGGCGGCGCAAGGCCTGCCCGGCCGGGTGCTGGCGCTGGCCACCGACGTGACCCAACGAGCCAGCGTGGATGCCATGATCGCCGAGACCCAGCGCCAGTACGGCCCCGTGGATGCCCTGGTCAACAACGCCGGCGGCGTGGCCCATCCGTCCGCCTTCGCCGAACTCGACGACGAGGCACGACGCTGGGAAATCGCCCTCAACATCGACGGTGTGGTCAACTGCTGCCAGGCGGTCGGCCGGGAAATGCTGGCCCGGGGACAGGGCAGCATCGTCAACATCTCATCCAACTCCTCACTGCTTGGCGAAGCGGCGGCCGGCGTGGCCCATTACGGCGCCACCAAGGGCTTCGTGAACAGCCTGTCCAAGGCCTTGGCCTGGGAATGGGCCAAGCAGGGGGTACGGGTGAACAACATCTGCCCCGGCTGGATCGTGCCCCACAAGTCCGAAAATGTGGGCGACGGCAGTTTCTGGAACCGCTTTGGCTTCGAGCAGTTGGGTAAGCCGGAGGACATGGAAAAAGCCCGGGAGGAAGGCACCCTGTTCAACATGAGCGGATTGCCCATCCCGCGCCTGGGCCGACCCGAAGACATCGCCCATCTGGCCCTGTTCCTCGCCTCGGAACGTTCCAGCTACATCACCGGCCAGTTGATCAGCGTCAGTGGCGGCGCCTACATGCCCTAA
- a CDS encoding DUF1214 domain-containing protein gives MSDADHEKVLRQAWADFCDELKRAADIPFGPTVPPHVNDRTAGFEVLARNISLALNFQHDYVDPRYPELIHYFDPVRKQGGDNTDAVYVGATINGTDTYRISGNRGSARYFAVTSVEKGQTPWGGKVAHTLFADDLEVDADGNFELIVSPDPHPGNWLRTTPDTFRVTFRQFFADWENERPMKARIDRLTGDMAPPPPPAPDKLARQLLASAKWVNESIEFWIYMINMWKAIPNTFRSYKQLADRAIDATPGGEPMVAYWSLPRDESLIIRVRPPHCQYWAVEFGNFWWTSMDYRYRLSNTNCHYAQLEEDGELIVVISHDDPGLPNWLDASGYAEGYVCYRWMLADSYPAPEAVQVKTTQLFKHLPAHVKRITPKGRHEQLMERRRGVINRFGNL, from the coding sequence ATGAGCGATGCCGATCATGAAAAAGTTCTGCGCCAAGCCTGGGCGGATTTCTGCGACGAACTGAAGCGGGCGGCAGACATCCCCTTCGGTCCCACGGTGCCGCCCCATGTCAATGACCGCACCGCCGGTTTCGAGGTGCTGGCGCGCAACATCTCCCTGGCGCTGAACTTCCAGCACGACTACGTCGACCCGCGCTATCCGGAATTGATTCACTACTTCGACCCGGTGCGCAAGCAAGGCGGCGACAACACCGACGCGGTCTATGTGGGCGCCACCATCAACGGCACCGATACCTACCGGATCAGCGGCAACCGCGGCAGCGCCCGCTATTTCGCCGTGACCTCGGTGGAAAAGGGCCAGACGCCGTGGGGCGGCAAGGTTGCCCATACGCTGTTCGCCGACGATCTCGAGGTGGATGCGGATGGCAACTTCGAGTTGATCGTCAGCCCCGATCCTCATCCCGGCAACTGGCTGCGCACCACGCCGGATACCTTCCGTGTCACTTTCCGCCAGTTCTTCGCCGACTGGGAAAACGAACGTCCGATGAAGGCCCGCATCGACCGCCTCACCGGCGACATGGCCCCTCCCCCGCCGCCCGCGCCGGACAAGCTCGCGCGCCAACTGCTGGCCTCGGCGAAATGGGTCAACGAATCGATCGAATTCTGGATCTACATGATCAACATGTGGAAGGCCATCCCCAACACCTTCCGCTCCTACAAGCAACTGGCCGACCGCGCCATCGACGCCACACCGGGCGGTGAGCCGATGGTCGCCTACTGGTCGCTGCCCCGCGACGAGTCGCTGATCATCCGCGTGCGACCACCCCACTGCCAGTACTGGGCGGTGGAGTTCGGTAACTTCTGGTGGACCAGCATGGACTACCGCTACCGGCTGTCCAACACCAACTGCCATTACGCCCAACTGGAGGAGGACGGCGAACTGATCGTGGTGATCTCCCACGACGATCCGGGCCTGCCCAACTGGCTCGACGCCTCCGGCTACGCCGAGGGCTATGTCTGCTACCGCTGGATGCTGGCCGACAGCTATCCGGCGCCGGAGGCCGTCCAGGTCAAGACGACGCAACTGTTCAAGCATCTGCCGGCCCATGTGAAGCGCATCACGCCCAAGGGACGCCACGAACAGCTGATGGAGCGACGGCGCGGCGTGATCAATCGTTTCGGCAACCTCTGA
- a CDS encoding ABC transporter substrate-binding protein, whose protein sequence is MFSPFGPVARIAPHEPDRRGHGATPSAGATMIGRIVSIILLLTLGAPAFAGTLVTLQLKWSHSFQFAGYYAALEKGYYREAGLDVRIEEAMPGVNAIDQVLSGEADFGVGTSDLLRARAAGRPVVVLAVIFQHSPLVMIARKRYADQSLRDIIGKQVMIDPQSSELLAYLKQEGIPLDGITQLQHSFNPQDLIDGHADAISAYATNEVYYLDKAGLSYQIFTPRSAGIDFYGDNLFTSARQIEQHPDRVRAFREASLRGWKYALDHPEEIARLIQSQYRGQHDLDFYRFESRQMLPLIDAGLVEVGYMNPDRWHRIANTYANLGMLPRDPPLTGFLYDPAPKADSTKLRWYLFAVLALMAIIGILAIHFHRVKRRLERSIDTLQTRQTTLSESETALRALIDTTAAGVYVLRGNRFAMVNPALVALSGHAEAEMLAMDFQDLIHPEHRAMVMEYAAARSRGGQVAPRHEFRMLARHGGIRWVELTVERITLSGESASVGTIYDITARKRVEERTKHMARHDELTGLANRSLFADRFKQALASAKRDHYQLGLLYLDLGLDQLKDGDAPLGHAVADSVLKEMARRITECIRDSDTAARMGGDEFAVLLRTIEESRNASAVAEKIRQALGRPMTVAGHRLRISANIGIAIYPEHGVDEMELIRNADSALCRARETGSGNIQMFQYEDQCT, encoded by the coding sequence ATGTTCTCGCCATTCGGTCCCGTAGCGCGCATCGCGCCCCATGAGCCCGATCGCCGTGGTCACGGTGCAACTCCGTCGGCCGGCGCCACCATGATCGGCAGGATCGTCTCCATCATCCTGCTGCTGACGCTCGGCGCTCCGGCCTTCGCCGGCACACTGGTCACGCTGCAGCTCAAGTGGTCCCATTCCTTCCAGTTCGCCGGCTACTACGCCGCACTGGAAAAAGGCTATTACCGCGAAGCCGGCCTCGATGTGCGCATCGAGGAGGCCATGCCCGGCGTCAATGCCATCGATCAGGTGCTGAGCGGGGAAGCGGACTTCGGCGTCGGCACCAGCGACCTGCTGCGGGCGCGCGCGGCAGGTCGCCCCGTAGTGGTCCTGGCCGTGATCTTCCAGCACTCGCCGCTGGTGATGATCGCCAGGAAACGCTATGCCGACCAGTCGCTGCGCGACATCATCGGCAAGCAGGTGATGATCGATCCCCAATCATCCGAATTGCTGGCCTATCTCAAGCAGGAGGGCATTCCTCTCGACGGAATCACCCAGCTCCAGCACAGCTTCAATCCCCAGGACCTGATCGACGGTCACGCGGACGCCATCTCCGCTTATGCCACGAACGAGGTGTACTATCTGGACAAGGCCGGTCTTTCCTATCAGATATTCACCCCCCGCTCCGCGGGCATCGACTTCTACGGCGACAATCTGTTCACCTCGGCACGGCAGATCGAACAGCACCCCGACCGTGTCAGGGCCTTTCGCGAGGCCAGCCTGCGGGGCTGGAAGTACGCGCTGGATCATCCCGAGGAAATCGCCCGCTTGATTCAGAGCCAATACCGCGGACAGCACGATCTGGATTTCTATCGCTTCGAATCCAGGCAGATGCTTCCCTTGATCGATGCCGGACTGGTCGAGGTCGGCTATATGAATCCGGACCGCTGGCATCGCATCGCCAACACCTACGCCAACCTCGGCATGTTGCCGCGCGATCCGCCTCTCACAGGCTTTCTCTACGATCCAGCGCCCAAGGCCGATTCGACGAAGCTCCGCTGGTACCTGTTCGCCGTCCTGGCGCTGATGGCCATCATCGGCATCCTGGCGATCCATTTCCATCGCGTCAAACGACGCCTGGAACGCAGTATCGACACCTTGCAAACCCGCCAGACCACCCTGAGCGAAAGCGAAACCGCCTTGCGCGCGCTCATCGATACCACCGCGGCCGGCGTGTATGTCCTGCGCGGAAACAGGTTCGCCATGGTCAACCCGGCACTGGTCGCCCTCTCCGGCCATGCCGAAGCAGAAATGCTGGCGATGGATTTCCAGGACCTGATCCATCCCGAGCATCGTGCCATGGTGATGGAATACGCCGCGGCGCGGTCGCGCGGCGGGCAAGTCGCGCCCCGCCATGAATTCAGGATGCTCGCCAGGCACGGCGGAATCCGCTGGGTGGAACTGACGGTGGAGAGGATCACCCTGTCTGGCGAATCGGCGAGCGTCGGCACGATCTACGACATCACCGCACGCAAGCGGGTCGAGGAACGGACCAAACACATGGCCCGGCATGACGAACTGACCGGACTGGCCAACCGGAGCCTGTTCGCGGATCGATTCAAGCAGGCCCTGGCCAGCGCCAAGCGCGACCACTACCAGCTCGGTTTGTTATACCTCGATCTCGGTCTCGACCAGCTCAAGGACGGCGATGCTCCGTTGGGCCATGCCGTCGCGGACTCGGTCTTGAAGGAAATGGCCAGACGAATCACGGAGTGCATCCGCGACTCGGATACGGCGGCGCGCATGGGCGGCGACGAATTCGCTGTGCTGTTGCGCACCATCGAGGAAAGCCGCAACGCATCCGCCGTCGCGGAAAAGATCCGGCAGGCGCTGGGGCGGCCCATGACGGTTGCCGGCCACCGCCTGCGCATTTCCGCCAACATCGGCATCGCCATCTACCCGGAGCACGGAGTCGACGAAATGGAGCTCATCCGCAACGCCGATAGCGCCCTGTGTCGAGCCAGGGAAACGGGCAGCGGAAATATCCAGATGTTCCAGTACGAGGATCAATGTACCTGA